From Tripterygium wilfordii isolate XIE 37 chromosome 13, ASM1340144v1, whole genome shotgun sequence, the proteins below share one genomic window:
- the LOC120012868 gene encoding ABC transporter G family member 22-like: MCRSADFMMEKQSFSGLARTMSDQLVEAVTAAFKSPPTPSGGSDGGGSSSTLSRKSSKQVLVPASPVRSSKNTHIRKARSAQMKFELDELSSGAALSRASSASLGLSFSFTGFTMPPEDVADSKPFSDDDIPEDIEAGIQREKFQMEPTLPIYIKFKDVTYKVIIRGITTTAEKEILNGITGSVNPGEVLALMGPSGSGKTTLLNLLGGRLTHDNNVGGSITYNDQKYSKFLKSRVGFVTQDDILFPHITVKETLTYAARLRLPNTLTKEQKEKRAIDVIHELGLERCQDTMIGGSFVRGVSGGERKRVCIGNEIIINPSLLFLDEPTSGLDSTTALRIVQVLQDIAEAGKTVVTTIHQPSSRLFHKFDKLILLGKGSLLYFGKASEAMTYFSSIGCNPLISMNPAEFLIDLANGNIIDISIPSELEDRVQMGNSEIEIQHGKPSPAVVHEYLVEAYDTRVAENEKNKLMDPIPLDEEVKSNVSSPKRVWGASWWQQYAILSCRGIKERRHDYFSWLRITQVLATATILGLLWWHSDCDNPKDLLDQAGLLFFISVFWGFFPIFTAIFAFPQERAMLKKERAADMYRLSAYFLARTTSDLPLDLLLPTLFLLVVYFMAGLRLSAGPFFLTMLTVFLCIVAAQGLGLAIGATLMDMKKATTLASVTVMTFMLAGGYFVKKVPVFVSWIRYMSFNYHTYKLLLKVQYEPITPSVNGTRIDSGLTEVVALVTMVIGYRLLAYLSLRRMSLQGA; encoded by the exons ATGTGTAGGAGTGCAGATTTTATGATGGAGAAACAAAGCTTCTCCGGATTGGCGAGAACAATGTCCGACCAACTGGTGGAGGCGGTGACGGCAGCTTTCAAGTCACCGCCGACGCCAAGCGGCGGGTCAGATGGTGGTGGAAGCAGTAGTACACTATCGAGGAAGTCAAGCAAACAAGTGTTGGTACCGGCTTCGCCGGTTCGTAGTAGCAAGAACACACACATTAGGAAGGCAAGGAGTGCACAAATGAAGTTTGAGCTGGATGAGCTGAGTAGCGGCGCGGCTCTTAGCCGAGCCTCCAGTGCCAGCTTGggcctctccttctccttcaccGGCTTCACTATGCCACCGGAGGATGTCGCGGATTCGAAGCCGTTTAGCGACGATGATATTC CTGAAGATATTGAAGCAGGAATTCAGAGGGAAAAGTTTCAGATGGAACCAACATTGCCAATATACATCAAG TTCAAAGATGTCACTTACAAGGTGATTATCAGAGGAATTACTACGACTGCTGAGAAAGAGATCTTGAATGGGATTACTGGCTCAGTAAATCCAGGTGAAGTTTTGGCTCTCATGGGACCTTCAGGAAGTGGAAAGACAACACTCCTAAACCTGCTAGGTGGGAGGTTAACTCACGATAACAATGTTGGTGGTTCAATTACTTATAATGACCAGAAATACTCCAAATTTCTCAAGAGTAG GGTAGGCTTTGTCACTCAAGACGACATTCTGTTTCCTCACATAACGGTAAAGGAAACACTGACATATGCAGCACGACTCCGACTTCCCAATACATTGACAAAAGAGCAAAAGGAAAAACGGGCAATAGACGTTATCCATGAGCTAGGCTTAGAGAG GTGCCAAGACACTATGATTGGTGGCTCTTTCGTACGTGGAGTATCAGGAGGAGAGAGGAAAAGGGTTTGTATAGGCAATGAGATCATAATCAACccttcacttttgtttcttgacgAGCCAACCTCTGGCTTGGACTCCACCACTGCTTTGAGGATTGTTCAGGTGTTACAAGACATAGCAGAG GCAGGGAAAACAGTGGTGACGACCATCCACCAGCCTTCAAGTAGACTCTTCCACAAATTTGACAAGTTGATACTCCTTGGGAAGGGGAGTTTGCTCTATTTTGGAAAAGCATCAGAAGCAATGACTTATTTCTCATCAATAGGATGCAATCCTCTAATTTCTATGAACCCAGCCGAGTTCTTGATTGACCTGGCCAATGGAAACATCATTGATATCTCCATACCATCTGAATTAGAGGACAGAGTGCAAATGGGGAATTCAGAGATTGAAATCCAACATGGGAAGCCATCTCCAGCAGTTGTGCATGAG TACCTGGTGGAGGCATATGACACAAGAGTTGCAGAAAATGAGAAGAATAAACTTATGGATCCCATTCCCCTTGATGAAGAAGTGAAATCAAATGTTTCTTCACCAAAGCGAGTATGGGGAGCAAGCTGGTGGCAACAATATGCCATATTATCCTGTAGAGGAATCAAAGAAAGGCGGCATGACTACTTTAGCTGGCTGAGAATCACCCAAGTCCTCGCTACAGCAACTATTTTGGGATTACTTTGGTGGCATTCAGATTGTGATAACCCCAAAGACCTTCTAGATCAG GCAGGGCTGCTTTTCTTCATTTCTGTTTTTTGGGGATTTTTTCCCATCTTCACTGCAATTTTTGCCTTCCCTCAAGAAAGAGCAATGCTGAAGAAGGAACGTGCAGCTGATATGTACAGGCTAAGCGCATACTTCCTAGCTAGGACTACCAGCGACCTTCCACTTGACCTATTACTACCAACACTTTTCCTTCTGGTGGTCTACTTTATGGCCGGTTTGAGATTGAGTGCTGGACCCTTTTTCCTTACCATGCTAACAGTTTTCCTCTGCATCGTAGCAGCTCAG GGACTAGGACTAGCAATTGGGGCTACATTGATGGACATGAAAAAGGCCACGACTCTGGCTTCTGTAACAGTGATGACTTTCATGTTGGCTGGTGGATACTTTGTTAA